A window of the Lolium perenne isolate Kyuss_39 chromosome 7, Kyuss_2.0, whole genome shotgun sequence genome harbors these coding sequences:
- the LOC127317101 gene encoding uncharacterized protein, whose protein sequence is MPPLPPPRLRLFPNLSPCLGRPLHPHPGPGRLLPCASLSPRLRRPPPTLRRPIRRFLSRAMASTAAGDEPGTSGDAAVPPRRALEELAWDETFVRELPADPRSDNIPRQVLHACYTKVSPNAPVDGPKLVAWSPAVADLLDLDHKEFERPEFPDFFSGATPLAGSVPYAQCYGGHQFGSWAGQLGDGRAITLGEVLNSRGERWELQLKGAGKTPYSRFADGLAVLRSSIREFLCSEAMHGLGIPTTRALCLVETGNSVVRDMFYDGNSKEEPGAIVCRVAPSFLRFGSFQIHATRGKEDLKIVRQLADYTIRHHYPYLENIKKSEGLSFEAAMGDSPAIDLTSNKYAAWAVEVAERTAYLIARWQGVGFTHGVLNTDNMSVLGLTIDYGPFGFLDAFDPGFTPNTTDLPGKRYCFANQPDVGLWNIAQFTGPLSSAGLISKDEANYVMERYGTKFMDEYQSIMTKKLGLPKYNKQLIGKLLNNLAVDKVDYTNFFRLLSNVKADPGIPESELLVPIKAALLDIGQERKEAWISWVQTYIEELVASGISDDERKATMNSVNPKYILRNYLCQTAIDAADLGDYEEVRRLLKVMERPYDEQPGMEKYARLPPAWAYRPGVCMLSCSS, encoded by the exons ATgccccctcttcctcctcctcggttgCGCCTGTTCCCCAACCTCAGCCCCTGCCTAGGACGACCACTACACCCACACCCAGGCCCAGGCCGCCTCCTCCCTTGCGCCTCCCTCTCCCCCCgcctccgccgcccgccgcccaccCTCCGCCGCCCGATTCGCCGCTTCCTCTCCCGAGCCAtggcctccaccgccgccggcgACGAGCCCGGGACCAGCGGAGACGCCGCCGTCCCGCCCCGCCGCGCGCTCGAGGAGCTCGCCTGGGACGAGACCTTCGTGCGCGAGCTGCCCGCCGACCCGCGCTCCGACAACATCCCGCGCCag GTGCTGCACGCGTGCTACACCAAGGTCTCACCCAACGCGCCCGTCGACGGTCCAAAGCTCGTCGCATGGTCCCCGGCCGTCGCCGACCTCCTCGATCTGGATCACAAGGA GTTCGAGAGACCTGAGTTTCCCGACTTCTTCTCCGGAGCAACTCCGTTGGCCGGAAG CGTGCCCTATGCCCAGTGCTACGGGGGACACCAGTTCGGTTCATGGGCTGGCCAGCTGGGAGATGGGCGGGCGATAACCCTCGGGGAGGTTCTCAACTCTCGCGGTGAGAGGTGGGAGTTGCAGCTCAAGGGTGCTGGAAAGACCCCTTACAGCAGATTCGCCGATGGCCTTGCTGTCCTGCGCAGCAGCATCCGTGAATTCTTGTGCAGTGAAGCTATGCATGGTCTAGGCATCCCTACCACTCGCGCTCTCTGTCTAGTCGAGACTGGCAATTCCGTTGTACGCGACATGTTCTATGA TGGGAATTCAAAAGAGGAGCCAGGCGCCATTGTTTGCCGTGTAGCGCCGTCGTTTTTGCGATTTGGTTCATTCCAGATTCATGCTACAAGGGGCAAAGAGGACCTTAAAATAGTTCGCCAATTGGCAGACTACACAATACGTCATCACTACCCGTATCTTGAAAACATTAAAAAGAGTGAAGGTTTATCTTTTGAGGCAGCTATGGGAGACTCTCCAGCAATCGATCTTACTTCCAACAAATATGCAG CCTGGGCAGTTGAGGTTGCAGAGCGTACAGCTTATTTGATAGCCAGGTGGCAAGGTGTTGGTTTTACCCATGGTGTACTCAACACTGACAACATGAGCGTGTTGGGCCTAACTATTGATTATGGACCATTTGGCTTCTTAGATGCTTTTGATCCTGGCTTTACTCCGAATACGACGGACCTCCCTGGTAAAAGATACTGTTTTGCAAATCAACCTGATGTTGGTTTGTGGAATATTGCTCAGTTCACTGGACCATTATCATCTGCTGGGCTTATCAGCAAAGATGAGGCAAATTATGTAATGGAGAG GTATGGGACAAAGTTCATGGATGAATATCAATCTATAATgacaaagaagcttggtctacctAAGTATAATAAGCAGCTTATTGGCAAGCTGCTGAACAACCTGGCTGTTGATAAAGTTGACTACACAAACTTTTTCCGTCTTCTTTCGAATGTGAAAGCAGATCCTGGCATTCCTGAAAGTGAGCTGCTTGTACCAATAAAAGCTGCACTACTGGATATTGGGCAAGAAAGAAAGGAAGCATGGATTAGTTGGGTACAAACATATATTGAGGAG CTGGTGGCCAGCGGCATCTCCGACGATGAGAGGAAAGCCACGATGAATAGTGTCAACccaaagtacatcctccggaactACCTCTGCCAGACCGCGATTGACGCGGCCGATCTAGGTGACTATGAGGAGGTCCGCCGTCTGCTGAAGGTCATGGAGCGCCCATACGACGAGCAGCCAGGGATGGAGAAATACGCCAGGCTGCCTCCAGCTTGGGCTTATCGGCCGGGAGTGTGCATGCTCTCCTGCTCGTCCTGA
- the LOC127317099 gene encoding chlorophyll a-b binding protein 1B-21, chloroplastic: MASSGLRSCSAVGVPSLLAPSSGRSRFCVASATTTSGRVTMSAEWFPGQPRPAHLDGSSPGDFGFDPLGLATVPENFERFKESEIYHCRWAMLAVPGVLIPEALGLGNWVKAQEWAAIPGGQATYLGNAVPWGNLPTILAIEFLAIAFAEQQRTMEKDPEKKKYPGGAFDPLGFSKDPVKFEELKLKEIKNGRLAMLAFVGFVVQQSAYPGTGPLENLGSHLADPWHNNIGDIVIPRNIYSP, from the exons ATGGCGTCGAGCGGGTTGAGGAGCTGCAGCGCGGTGGGCGTGCCCAGCCTGTTGGCTCCGTCGTCGGGGCGGTCCCGGTTCTGTGTGGcctccgccaccaccacctccggccgcGTCACCATGTCAGCCGAGTGGTTCCCCGGCCAGCCGCGCCCCGCCCACCTCGACGGCTCCTCGCCAGG CGACTTCGGTTTCGACCCTCTTGGCCTCGCCACCGTCCCGGAGAACTTCGAGCGGTTCAAGGAGTCGGAGATCTACCACTGCCGGTGGGCGATGCTGGCGGTGCCCGGCGTGCTCATCCCTGAGGCCCTGGGTCTGGGCAACTGGGTGAAGGCGCAGGAGTGGGCAGCCATCCCCGGCGGGCAGGCGACGTACCTGGGCAACGCCGTGCCCTGGGGCAACCTCCCCACCATCCTGGCAATCGAGTTCCTGGCCATCGCCTTCGCGGAGCAGCAGCGCACCATGGAGAAGGACCCCGAGAAGAAGAAGTACCCCGGCGGCGCCTTCGACCCGCTCGGCTTCTCCAAGGACCCCGTCAAGTTCGAGGAGCTCAAGCTCAAGGAGATCAAGAATG GTCGGCTGGCTATGTTGGCGTTCGTGGGCTTCGTCGTGCAGCAGTCGGCGTACCCCGGCACCGGACCGCTGGAGAACCTCGGCTCGCACCTCGCCGACCCCTGGCACAACAACATCGGCGACATCGTCATCCCTAGGAACATCTACAGCCCTTGA